TCACGGCCTACGCGAAGCGCTTCGACCTGCTCGAGATCAAGGGCGAGAGCGCCGCGACGCTGAAGCGCGCGCCTCTGTCCGCCACGCTCAAGAAGTGGCGCAAGAGCGTGCCGCCGCACTTCGACTTCGTCGTCGTCGCCGGCCCCGCCGTCGGAAAGGTGAAGGCCTCCGACGCGCTCGAGGCGGAGCTCGAGGCGATGCTCGCGACGGCGAAGGTGCTCGAGTCGCGCGTCATCGTCCTCCCGACCCACAGCGACGTGACGCCGTCGAAGGTCTCGCGCGACCGCGTCGCGAAGCTGCTCGAGCGCATCCCGCGCGACGCGTCGACTGTGGTCTGGGAGCCGAGCGGCCTCTGGGAGCACGAAGACGCGGCGGTGCAGGCCAAGCAATGGGGCGTCGTCCTCGCGTGCGATCCGGTGCGCGACGTCGTGCCGGTCGGCCCGGTCGCCTTCTGCCGCCTCCGCGCGCTCGGTCAAACCCGCGCCTACAGCACCGCCGCGCTCGAGAAGGTCGCGCGCGCGATCGGCGAGCGGCGCGACGCGTACGTCGTGATCGAGACCGACGGCGCGCTCAAGGAAGCCAAGACGCTCCGGGCGCTGGTCCGCGCGGCGGGCTCGAAGACTCGAGGCGGGATGGGCCGCCTGATCCGCCCGCGCGGCGCCGCGGCTCGCGACGACGACGACGACGACGACGAGGAATAGCGAATGGCGCTCAGGAAGGCTCGCGCAGCGGTCGGTCCGTCGCCGGAGGTCGAGGCGGTCACGAACGAGCTCCTCGGCAAGGGCAACGCGGTGGACGCGGTCATCGCCGGCGTCTTCGCGGCGTGCGCGCTCTCGCCCGGCACGCTGCTCGGTCCGGTGCAGCTCCTCGTCGGCGGCGCGGGCGCGGGGCTCCTCGCGGTCGACGGGCGCGTGCGCCAGCCGGGCCTCGGCGCGCCGCGTCCGCGCGGCTTCCAATCGGCGGAGGAGATCCCGGACGCGGCCCGCGTCGGCGTGCCCTGGCTCCCGGCCGCGATGTCGGTCGCCCTCGCGACGATGGGGAGCGCGACCTTCCACGCCGTCGTCGCGCCGGCGGTCGCGCTCGCGAAGGGGACCGCGCGCGCCGACGTCCTCGCGCGCATCCAGAGCCGCGGCCAGCGCGCCTTCGAGGACAAGGCGCTCGGCGGCGAGCTCGTCTACGCGTTCGGGCGCACGAACGGCGGCCTCCTCACGCCGGAGGACCTCGCTTCGGCGCAGCCCGACGTGCAGAAGGCGATCCGCGTCGCGCGCGGCGACGCCGGCATCGTCACGGTGCCGTGGGCGCACGTCGAGGACCGGAGGCTCGCGGCGCCGGCGGGCGAGGTCGACGTCGCCCGCGTGCGCGCCGTCGCGGCGGTGGACCGGAACGCGACGTTCGCGCTCGCGTGCTGGGACGAGGCGACCGACGGCCGCTACCTGGAGGAGCTCGGCCTCCGCGCGCCGTTCTTCGCGGAGCCCGTCCGCCGCGGCGAGACGCGCGTGAAGCCGGGCGACGTCCGCCCCGCCGCCGCCCCCATCGCGATGATCGCCGGCGCGGCCCCGGAGATCGCGTTCGCTTCCTACGGCGCGTCCGACGCCTACGACATGCTCGCGCAGGCGATCGAGGGCTACCTCGAGCGCCGCGTCATCGACGCCCACGGCGAAGCCCGCCTCGTCGCCCTGACCCACGCCAACCAGACCGCCTCGATCCTCCGAAGCTAAGGCTGGGTCGCACAAACGCCAAAAGCCGCGTCTCGGACGCGGCTTCGAAAGGGCGGCGGGGGCGCGGCTAGAGCTTGACGCCGTGGCGCTTCGCGTACGCGAGGACGCCGATCTTGTCGATCGTGCGGATGTCGCGCGTCGTCAGCTTGAGCGAGACGAAGCGGTTGAGCTCGGGCACCCAGACGCGGCGCTGCTGGATGTTCACGTTCTGCCAGCGCTTCGTCTTGATGTTGGAGTGCGAGACGTTCTGCGCCTTGAGCTTGCGCTTACCGGTGATGTCGCTCTTCGCCATAACGGCGCGCAAAATGGCTGAAAAGGCGCACAGTGTCAAGCGCTACGGCGGGGC
This sequence is a window from Labilithrix sp.. Protein-coding genes within it:
- a CDS encoding DUF72 domain-containing protein, which gives rise to MATRLHIGTKELRGALTAYAKRFDLLEIKGESAATLKRAPLSATLKKWRKSVPPHFDFVVVAGPAVGKVKASDALEAELEAMLATAKVLESRVIVLPTHSDVTPSKVSRDRVAKLLERIPRDASTVVWEPSGLWEHEDAAVQAKQWGVVLACDPVRDVVPVGPVAFCRLRALGQTRAYSTAALEKVARAIGERRDAYVVIETDGALKEAKTLRALVRAAGSKTRGGMGRLIRPRGAAARDDDDDDDEE
- the rpmB gene encoding 50S ribosomal protein L28; this translates as MAKSDITGKRKLKAQNVSHSNIKTKRWQNVNIQQRRVWVPELNRFVSLKLTTRDIRTIDKIGVLAYAKRHGVKL